In Arthrobacter sp. B3I9, the following are encoded in one genomic region:
- a CDS encoding proline--tRNA ligase codes for MVLRLSQLFLRTLREDPADAEVASHRLLVRAGYIRRAAPGIYTWLPLGLSVLRKVEQVIREEMSAIGAQEVHFPALLPKEPYEATNRWTEYGEGIFRLKDRKGNDYLLAPTHEEMFTLLVKDLYSSYKDLPLSIYQIQNKYRDEARPRAGLLRGREFIMKDSYSFDVDDAGLDDSYAAHRRAYLNIFARLGLEVVPVAATAGAMGGSKSEEFLHPTEIGEDTFVRSAGGYAANVEAVTTVVPADIDYTDAPAAEVRDTPDTPTIETLVDAANVLAPRAEGDGGAWTAADTLKNVVLAVTLPTGERQILVIGVPGDRGVDLKRVEANIGSFLPIAGEITLEAANEEDLKKQPLIVKGYLGPGLSLDAPLLGTEGAAKLLYLVDPRVVSGSAWITGANEAGKHVFGLVAGRDFGWDGVIEATEVRAGDEAPDGSGPLETARGIEMGHIFQLGRKYAEALDLKVLDQNGKQVVVTMGSYGVGVTRAVAALAESNHDDKGLVWPRAVAPADVHVVAVGRGEEIFAAAEKLSRELEAAGLDVIYDDRPKVSPGVKFGDAELVGVPTILAVGRGLVDGVVEIKDRRSGNAENIAVEKAVDYVVNAVRNS; via the coding sequence GTGGTCCTTCGACTCTCCCAGCTGTTCCTGCGCACCCTGCGTGAAGATCCCGCCGACGCCGAAGTGGCCAGCCACCGCCTGCTGGTGCGCGCCGGCTATATCCGCCGGGCCGCACCGGGCATCTACACCTGGCTGCCGCTGGGCCTGAGTGTGCTGCGCAAGGTCGAGCAGGTCATCCGCGAGGAGATGTCAGCCATCGGCGCGCAGGAAGTGCACTTCCCTGCGCTGCTGCCTAAGGAGCCCTATGAGGCCACCAACCGCTGGACCGAGTACGGCGAAGGTATCTTCCGGCTCAAGGACCGCAAAGGCAACGACTACCTGCTGGCGCCCACCCACGAGGAGATGTTCACCCTGCTCGTGAAGGACCTGTACTCCTCGTACAAGGACCTGCCGCTGAGCATCTACCAGATCCAGAACAAGTACCGCGACGAGGCACGCCCCCGGGCCGGCCTGCTGCGCGGCCGCGAGTTCATCATGAAGGATTCCTACTCCTTCGACGTCGACGACGCCGGGCTGGACGACAGCTACGCGGCGCACCGCAGGGCGTACCTGAACATCTTTGCGCGCCTCGGCCTCGAGGTGGTTCCCGTTGCGGCCACCGCCGGGGCGATGGGCGGGTCCAAGAGCGAGGAATTCCTGCACCCCACCGAGATCGGCGAGGACACCTTCGTGCGGTCGGCCGGAGGCTACGCCGCCAACGTCGAGGCGGTCACCACGGTTGTTCCTGCCGACATCGACTACACCGACGCCCCCGCCGCCGAGGTCCGGGACACCCCGGACACCCCCACGATCGAGACGCTCGTGGACGCCGCAAACGTCCTGGCTCCCCGCGCGGAGGGCGACGGCGGCGCGTGGACGGCCGCGGACACGCTCAAGAACGTCGTGCTCGCCGTCACCCTGCCCACCGGGGAACGCCAGATCCTGGTCATCGGCGTGCCGGGCGACCGCGGCGTGGACCTCAAGCGCGTCGAGGCGAACATCGGGTCCTTCCTGCCGATCGCCGGCGAGATCACGCTCGAGGCCGCGAACGAGGAAGACCTCAAGAAGCAGCCGCTCATCGTCAAGGGCTACCTCGGCCCGGGCCTGTCCCTGGACGCGCCCCTGCTCGGCACCGAAGGCGCCGCCAAGCTCCTCTACCTCGTGGACCCGCGCGTCGTCAGCGGCTCGGCATGGATCACCGGCGCCAACGAGGCCGGCAAGCACGTCTTCGGCCTGGTCGCCGGGCGGGACTTCGGCTGGGACGGCGTCATCGAAGCCACGGAGGTCCGCGCCGGCGACGAGGCCCCGGACGGATCCGGCCCGCTGGAAACCGCCCGCGGCATCGAAATGGGCCACATCTTCCAGCTCGGCCGCAAGTACGCCGAGGCCCTCGACCTGAAGGTCCTGGACCAGAACGGCAAACAGGTTGTCGTGACCATGGGCTCCTACGGCGTCGGTGTCACCCGCGCCGTGGCAGCCCTGGCCGAATCCAACCACGACGACAAGGGCCTGGTCTGGCCGCGTGCGGTGGCTCCGGCCGACGTCCACGTGGTGGCTGTGGGCCGGGGCGAGGAGATCTTCGCCGCCGCCGAGAAGCTCTCCCGTGAACTCGAAGCCGCCGGTCTCGACGTCATCTACGACGACCGTCCCAAGGTGTCCCCGGGCGTCAAGTTCGGCGACGCCGAACTCGTCGGCGTCCCCACCATCCTCGCCGTCGGGCGCGGGCTGGTGGACGGCGTCGTGGAGATCAAGGACCGCCGCAGCGGCAACGCCGAAAACATTGCTGTCGAGAAGGCTGTTGACTACGTGGTCAACGCCGTCCGCAACAGCTGA
- a CDS encoding GNAT family N-acetyltransferase — translation MLSRVAPWLASRRDGAESGAAVRILSGSDTAQLLELAERDPVANVFILSHLEAAGSAAPTAGGASILGVFDGGILLGACWAGANLVPVQLDPEFAGLVATAGNTSGRRYASIFGPAETVLALYAGLEQLGHEAHEIRNDQPLMSISGPPAVPANPALGLGQLADFDRILPACAAMFEEEVGYSPYLGGREYYSRRVKGLIRQGHSLVHLNEEGVVVFKAELGAVTREVTQVQGVWMNPAYRGRGESAGYMAAVVDLAQNLAPVTSLYVNDFNARARATYERVGFRQVGTFATVLF, via the coding sequence ATGCTGTCAAGGGTAGCCCCGTGGTTAGCGTCTCGTAGGGACGGCGCCGAGTCCGGCGCCGCCGTCCGGATCCTGTCGGGTTCGGACACAGCACAACTGCTGGAGCTTGCGGAACGGGACCCGGTCGCGAACGTCTTCATCCTTTCCCATCTTGAAGCAGCCGGTTCGGCTGCTCCGACGGCCGGGGGAGCGAGCATTCTTGGAGTGTTCGACGGCGGGATACTCCTGGGTGCCTGCTGGGCCGGCGCGAACCTGGTGCCGGTGCAGCTCGACCCGGAATTCGCCGGCCTCGTCGCGACGGCGGGGAACACCTCCGGGCGTCGCTACGCATCCATCTTCGGTCCGGCCGAGACGGTGCTGGCACTGTACGCCGGCCTCGAGCAGTTGGGCCACGAGGCCCACGAAATCCGGAATGACCAACCGCTGATGTCCATCTCGGGGCCTCCTGCCGTCCCGGCGAATCCGGCCCTTGGCTTAGGCCAGCTCGCGGATTTCGACAGGATCCTGCCGGCGTGCGCGGCCATGTTCGAGGAGGAAGTCGGCTACTCGCCCTATCTGGGCGGCCGGGAGTATTACAGCCGTCGCGTGAAGGGGTTGATCCGCCAAGGACATTCACTGGTGCACCTCAACGAGGAGGGCGTCGTGGTGTTCAAGGCCGAACTGGGAGCGGTCACCAGGGAAGTGACCCAGGTCCAGGGCGTCTGGATGAATCCGGCCTACCGCGGGCGCGGTGAAAGCGCCGGCTACATGGCCGCCGTCGTGGACCTCGCACAGAACCTCGCACCGGTCACCAGCCTCTATGTCAACGACTTCAACGCCCGGGCCCGGGCCACGTACGAGCGGGTGGGCTTCCGGCAGGTCGGCACGTTCGCGACGGTTCTCTTCTAG
- the ispG gene encoding flavodoxin-dependent (E)-4-hydroxy-3-methylbut-2-enyl-diphosphate synthase, producing MTSVSLGMPSAPPPVLAPRRKTRQIKVGSVGVGSDFPISVQSMTTTPTTDINATLQQIAELTASGCDIVRVACPSADDAEALPIIARKSQIPVIADIHFQPKYVFAAIEAGCAAVRVNPGNIRKFDDQVKEIARAAKDHGTSIRIGVNAGSLEPGILKKYGKATPEALVESAVWEASLFEEHGFHDFKISVKHNDPVIMVAAYEMLAEKGDWPLHLGVTEAGPAFQGTIKSATAFGALLSRGIGDTIRVSLSAPPVEEIKVGNQILQSLNLRPRKLEIVSCPSCGRAQVDVYTLAEQVTAGLEGMEIPLRVAVMGCVVNGPGEAREADLGVASGNGKGQIFVRGEVIKTVPEDQIVETLIEEAMRIAEEMGEADGEDAVKGSPVVSVS from the coding sequence GTGACCTCGGTCAGCCTGGGAATGCCGTCAGCACCGCCCCCCGTACTCGCCCCGCGCCGGAAGACCCGGCAGATCAAGGTGGGCTCGGTGGGCGTCGGCTCGGATTTCCCGATCAGCGTGCAGTCGATGACCACTACGCCGACCACCGACATCAACGCCACGCTGCAGCAGATCGCTGAGCTCACGGCCTCGGGCTGCGACATCGTGCGTGTGGCCTGCCCGTCCGCGGACGACGCCGAAGCGCTGCCCATCATTGCCCGGAAGTCCCAGATCCCGGTCATCGCGGACATCCACTTCCAGCCCAAGTACGTCTTCGCTGCCATCGAGGCCGGCTGCGCCGCAGTGCGCGTGAACCCGGGAAACATCCGGAAGTTCGATGACCAGGTCAAGGAGATCGCCAGGGCCGCCAAGGACCATGGCACCTCGATCCGGATCGGCGTCAACGCCGGTTCCCTGGAGCCCGGCATCCTCAAGAAGTACGGCAAGGCAACGCCGGAGGCCCTCGTGGAGTCCGCGGTCTGGGAAGCGTCGCTGTTCGAGGAGCACGGGTTCCACGACTTCAAGATCTCCGTCAAGCACAACGACCCCGTGATCATGGTGGCCGCCTACGAGATGCTCGCCGAAAAGGGCGACTGGCCGCTGCACCTCGGCGTCACGGAGGCCGGACCGGCGTTCCAGGGCACCATCAAGTCGGCCACCGCCTTCGGCGCCCTGCTCTCCCGCGGTATCGGAGACACCATCCGGGTGTCCCTGTCGGCCCCGCCGGTCGAGGAGATCAAGGTCGGCAACCAGATTCTGCAGTCCCTCAACCTGCGGCCGCGCAAGCTCGAGATCGTCTCCTGCCCGTCGTGCGGCCGTGCCCAGGTGGACGTCTACACGCTCGCAGAGCAGGTAACGGCCGGCCTGGAAGGCATGGAGATTCCGCTGCGCGTGGCCGTCATGGGCTGCGTCGTGAACGGTCCGGGTGAAGCCCGCGAAGCCGACCTCGGGGTTGCGTCCGGAAACGGCAAGGGGCAGATCTTCGTGAGGGGTGAAGTCATCAAGACTGTTCCCGAGGACCAGATTGTTGAGACACTGATCGAAGAAGCCATGCGTATCGCTGAAGAGATGGGTGAGGCCGATGGCGAAGATGCTGTCAAGGGTAGCCCCGTGGTTAGCGTCTCGTAG
- a CDS encoding YciI family protein: MTVFAVEYVYDAESTEVRNATRPAHREWTSGLAQEGTLLASGPYGDGAGALLIVKAADEMALNEILKQDPFAAAGAISGTRSTVWAPITGLLANHA, translated from the coding sequence ATGACTGTTTTTGCTGTTGAGTATGTGTACGACGCCGAATCCACCGAAGTCCGCAACGCCACCCGCCCCGCGCACCGCGAATGGACGTCGGGACTGGCCCAGGAGGGCACGCTGCTCGCCAGCGGCCCCTACGGCGACGGTGCGGGAGCGCTCCTGATCGTCAAGGCGGCCGATGAGATGGCCCTGAACGAGATCCTCAAGCAGGATCCGTTCGCCGCCGCCGGCGCCATCTCCGGCACCCGCAGCACCGTCTGGGCGCCTATCACCGGCCTCCTGGCCAACCACGCCTAA
- a CDS encoding MarR family transcriptional regulator has translation MYVLTIDQRGSTSDVDRVPELLAELSALSALSSAGRFERSVGDEVQGVLERPEEVVEVALHALRGDRWYVGIGVGSVDLPLPASPREGSGPAFVAARLAVDRAKASAAHVPLAVVPGGARRGHSVPTHGPSAGVAGGGAGASPGARACANAEAVLRLIGRLVQDRTDAQWKVLDVLRSVQQGQASMHGTQKIAAGKLGITEQSVSRALLRSGWQEEWAARPAAESLLSLAHGLITGTDCPGAERTPEGDR, from the coding sequence ATGTACGTTCTGACCATCGACCAGCGGGGGAGCACTTCCGACGTCGACCGCGTCCCGGAGCTGCTCGCTGAGCTGTCCGCGCTGTCCGCGCTGTCCAGCGCCGGCCGGTTCGAACGCTCGGTCGGCGACGAGGTGCAGGGCGTTCTGGAGCGGCCGGAAGAGGTGGTGGAGGTCGCCCTGCATGCCCTGCGTGGTGACCGCTGGTACGTGGGGATCGGAGTAGGCTCCGTGGACCTGCCGCTGCCGGCGAGCCCGCGGGAAGGATCCGGTCCCGCCTTCGTGGCCGCCCGCCTGGCGGTGGACCGCGCCAAAGCCTCGGCCGCCCATGTGCCGCTCGCCGTCGTTCCCGGCGGTGCCCGGCGGGGACATTCCGTGCCGACGCATGGGCCGTCCGCCGGTGTTGCCGGCGGGGGTGCTGGAGCATCCCCAGGCGCCAGGGCCTGCGCCAACGCCGAGGCTGTGCTCCGGCTGATCGGCCGGCTCGTCCAGGACCGCACCGACGCCCAGTGGAAAGTCCTGGACGTCCTGCGCTCCGTGCAGCAGGGACAGGCAAGCATGCACGGCACCCAGAAAATCGCGGCCGGGAAACTCGGCATCACCGAACAATCGGTAAGCCGCGCCCTGTTGCGCTCCGGCTGGCAGGAAGAGTGGGCGGCGAGGCCGGCGGCCGAGTCGCTGCTGTCCCTCGCGCATGGACTAATCACGGGAACGGACTGCCCCGGTGCAGAACGCACCCCGGAAGGAGACCGGTGA
- a CDS encoding RIP metalloprotease — translation MSPVLLFILGVVFVAIGIAVSIALHEVGHLLPAKLFRVRVTKYMIGFGPTVWSRRKGETEYGFKAIPLGGFVSMIGMYPPNKEDGTVRPSSTGMFQSLASDARSMAHEEVGPGDENRVFYRLPVWKKIIIMLGGPAMNLLIGVVLTAVLLMGFGVAAQTTTIAEVSKCQVKAGETVDPDSSDCKLTPAAAAGLKPNDVIMGFDGRTVTGWDELTGLIRASADKQVSITVQRDGVPVTTTVTPVLSARPVIGDDGRQATDASGKLLYQDVGFLGIGAQTALVQQPATAVLPMAGENIKQVAGVVLNLPARVAGVARAAFSEEPRDPNGPISVVGVGRVAGEVAAMEQVPLQSRLAALVGLLAGLNFALAVFNLVPLLPLDGGHIAGALYEGARRRIAKLFGRPDPGAFDIAKLLPVTYVVAALLMGMGALLIYADIVKPVNLFG, via the coding sequence ATGAGCCCCGTCCTCCTCTTTATCCTCGGTGTCGTCTTTGTGGCGATCGGCATCGCCGTGTCCATCGCCCTGCACGAGGTGGGACACCTGTTGCCGGCCAAGCTGTTCAGGGTCCGCGTCACCAAGTACATGATCGGCTTCGGCCCCACCGTCTGGTCCCGGCGGAAGGGCGAGACGGAATACGGCTTCAAAGCCATCCCGCTCGGCGGCTTCGTCTCCATGATCGGCATGTACCCGCCGAACAAGGAGGACGGCACCGTACGGCCCTCCAGCACCGGCATGTTCCAGTCGCTTGCCAGTGATGCCCGCTCCATGGCCCACGAGGAAGTCGGCCCGGGGGACGAAAACCGTGTCTTCTACCGCCTCCCCGTCTGGAAGAAGATCATCATCATGCTCGGCGGCCCGGCCATGAACCTGCTGATCGGCGTCGTGCTCACCGCCGTGCTGCTGATGGGCTTCGGCGTCGCGGCGCAGACCACAACCATCGCGGAGGTCTCCAAGTGCCAGGTCAAGGCCGGCGAGACGGTGGACCCTGACTCCTCCGACTGCAAGCTCACGCCGGCTGCGGCTGCCGGGCTCAAACCCAACGACGTCATCATGGGCTTCGACGGCAGGACCGTAACCGGCTGGGATGAACTCACCGGCTTGATCCGCGCCTCTGCGGACAAGCAGGTCAGCATCACGGTGCAGCGCGACGGCGTCCCGGTCACCACCACGGTTACCCCGGTCCTCTCGGCCCGGCCGGTAATCGGCGACGACGGCCGCCAGGCCACTGACGCCAGCGGCAAGCTGCTTTACCAGGACGTCGGATTCCTGGGCATCGGGGCGCAGACCGCGCTGGTGCAGCAACCGGCGACGGCCGTGCTCCCGATGGCGGGCGAGAACATCAAGCAGGTGGCCGGCGTCGTGCTTAACCTCCCGGCGCGGGTGGCCGGGGTGGCGAGGGCTGCCTTCAGCGAGGAGCCCCGGGACCCCAACGGACCCATCAGCGTGGTCGGTGTCGGCCGGGTGGCCGGCGAGGTTGCGGCGATGGAGCAGGTCCCGCTGCAGTCCCGGCTCGCCGCCCTGGTGGGCCTGCTGGCCGGACTCAACTTTGCTCTGGCGGTCTTCAACCTCGTTCCGCTGTTGCCGCTCGACGGCGGCCACATCGCGGGCGCGCTGTATGAGGGCGCCCGGAGGAGGATCGCCAAACTGTTCGGCCGCCCGGACCCCGGTGCCTTCGACATCGCCAAGCTGCTTCCCGTGACCTACGTGGTGGCGGCGCTGCTGATGGGCATGGGCGCGCTGCTGATTTACGCTGACATCGTGAAGCCGGTCAACCTTTTCGGTTAG
- the dxr gene encoding 1-deoxy-D-xylulose-5-phosphate reductoisomerase, translating to MQPRKIVLLGSTGSIGTQAIDVVDGAPHLFDVVALSAGGGNPELLARQAVHTRARAVGIASGSAAALQDLIDDAARAAGVTGYRPEIITGPDASARIAEIEADVVLNGITGSIGLAPTLAALRSGATLALANKESLIVGGSLVKAAARDGQIVPVDSEHSAIAQCLRSGTAAEVDRLVLTASGGPFRGKTREQLHDVSPQDALAHPTWDMGLMVTTNSASLVNKGLEVIEAHLLFDIPLEKIDVVVHPQSVVHSMVQFIDGSTIAQASPPDMRLPIALGLGWPDRVAGAAPACDWTKATSWTFEPLDTAAFPAVGLAKDAARQGSTYPAVFNAANEEAVMAFHAGRIRFTDIVDTIEAVLSEHTGSSGLTVESVLDAERWARARTHERLAVRSV from the coding sequence ATGCAGCCGCGCAAAATCGTCCTCCTCGGATCCACCGGTTCCATCGGCACACAGGCGATTGACGTCGTCGACGGCGCCCCGCACCTTTTCGACGTCGTGGCCCTCAGCGCCGGCGGCGGCAACCCCGAGCTCCTGGCGCGGCAGGCCGTGCACACCCGCGCCCGGGCGGTCGGCATCGCCAGCGGGAGCGCCGCGGCGCTCCAGGACCTGATCGACGACGCCGCCCGCGCGGCCGGCGTGACAGGCTACCGCCCGGAGATCATCACCGGCCCCGACGCGTCCGCCCGGATCGCGGAGATTGAAGCCGACGTCGTCCTGAACGGCATCACCGGCTCGATCGGCCTGGCCCCCACCCTGGCCGCGCTCCGCTCCGGCGCCACCCTGGCGCTGGCCAACAAGGAATCCCTGATCGTTGGCGGCTCCCTCGTCAAAGCCGCAGCCCGGGACGGCCAGATCGTCCCGGTGGACTCCGAGCATTCGGCGATCGCCCAGTGCCTGCGCTCGGGCACCGCCGCTGAAGTGGACCGCCTGGTCCTCACGGCCTCCGGCGGGCCCTTCCGCGGCAAGACCCGGGAGCAGCTCCACGATGTGTCCCCGCAGGATGCCCTCGCGCACCCCACCTGGGATATGGGCCTGATGGTCACCACCAACTCCGCCAGCCTCGTCAACAAGGGCCTTGAGGTGATCGAGGCGCACCTGCTCTTCGACATCCCGCTGGAGAAGATCGACGTCGTGGTGCACCCGCAGTCCGTGGTGCACTCGATGGTGCAGTTCATTGACGGCTCCACCATTGCCCAGGCCTCGCCGCCGGACATGCGCCTGCCGATCGCCCTGGGCCTTGGCTGGCCGGACCGCGTCGCCGGGGCCGCCCCGGCCTGCGACTGGACCAAGGCCACCAGTTGGACCTTTGAGCCGCTCGATACCGCGGCCTTCCCCGCCGTCGGGCTGGCCAAGGACGCAGCCAGGCAGGGGAGCACGTACCCCGCAGTCTTCAACGCCGCGAACGAGGAGGCGGTGATGGCCTTCCACGCGGGCCGGATCCGCTTCACCGACATCGTAGATACCATCGAAGCCGTACTCAGCGAACACACAGGGTCCTCCGGGCTGACGGTGGAGTCCGTGCTGGATGCTGAACGGTGGGCACGCGCCCGCACCCACGAACGTTTGGCCGTCAGAAGCGTCTAG
- a CDS encoding sulfite exporter TauE/SafE family protein, which yields MFALVLIAVVAGALAQRLAGLGFGLLVSPVLVVLLGPFDGVMIINLCGASSSLLILSRVWRHVNWRRYAGLAPSALLGVVPGAWLASHVPPAPLEICIGVLLVLALLASQRLNRSSWRASGPVPMVGLGFSSGLMNAAAGVGGPAITAYAVATRWDQKTFGATLQPYFITTGLSSLLTKYLFSGGHLPALETWQWLGILGSMVAGIAAGDVLSARIRPGVVRGIVVIIAYAGAVSTMAKGMTELLFG from the coding sequence ATGTTTGCTCTGGTGCTCATCGCCGTAGTGGCAGGGGCACTGGCCCAGCGCCTGGCCGGCCTCGGCTTCGGCCTGCTCGTATCCCCGGTCCTCGTGGTCCTGCTCGGTCCCTTTGACGGCGTGATGATCATCAACCTCTGCGGCGCGTCGTCGTCGCTGCTGATCCTGTCCAGGGTGTGGCGGCACGTCAACTGGCGGCGCTACGCCGGCCTCGCCCCCTCCGCCCTGCTCGGCGTGGTTCCCGGCGCCTGGCTGGCCAGCCACGTCCCCCCGGCGCCCCTGGAGATCTGCATCGGCGTGCTCCTCGTTCTTGCCCTGCTGGCGTCCCAGCGGCTGAACCGCAGCTCCTGGCGCGCGAGCGGCCCGGTTCCCATGGTCGGACTGGGATTTTCCAGCGGCCTGATGAACGCGGCGGCCGGCGTCGGCGGGCCGGCGATCACCGCCTACGCCGTCGCCACCCGCTGGGACCAGAAGACCTTCGGCGCCACGCTGCAGCCGTACTTCATCACCACCGGGCTCTCCTCGCTCCTGACCAAATACCTCTTTTCCGGCGGCCACCTGCCGGCCCTTGAGACCTGGCAGTGGCTGGGCATCCTGGGGTCCATGGTGGCGGGCATCGCGGCCGGCGATGTCCTCTCGGCGCGGATCCGCCCGGGCGTCGTCCGGGGAATCGTGGTCATCATTGCTTACGCCGGAGCTGTCTCGACCATGGCCAAGGGCATGACGGAGCTCTTGTTCGGCTAA
- a CDS encoding lipase maturation factor family protein translates to MEWTAWFDAPDYEFARQVLQRGIATLFFVAFLSSLNQFPALLGERGLLPVPDYLSAFRRLGRPSLFHWRYSDGLLRAVCWAGMAIAATLVLGLPQLGPPWVPLLAFLALWLLYMSIVNVGQTFYGFGWEMLLLEAGFTAAFLGSDQTPPPRPILILLVWLVFRLEFGAGLIKIRGGTEWRDLTALYYHHETQPMPGPLSRQAHLLPKAWHRLEVLGNHFAQLVVPFFLFFPQPVASVAAGVVIFTQLWLVVSGNFAWLNWMAILLAFAAVSDPVAHAVLPAIPLEWHAPSAGAAATAGSQAPVPWLVVVLFATMLHVVLSYRPIENLLSRHQLMNASFNRWQLVNTYGAFGTVTKRRIEIVVEGTLAEEPDDGDWQEYEFKGKPGNVRRLPRQYAPYHLRLDWLMWFLPLRTVHEEWFYAFLAKLLEADRPVLRLLRHDPFDGARPRWVRVRSYLYRFATRAEFRATGERWVRIPLAVSIPAVALPADR, encoded by the coding sequence GTGGAGTGGACGGCATGGTTCGACGCGCCGGATTACGAGTTCGCCCGGCAGGTGCTGCAGCGCGGCATTGCCACGCTCTTCTTCGTGGCCTTCCTCTCCTCGCTCAACCAGTTCCCGGCCCTCCTCGGCGAGCGCGGCCTGCTGCCGGTTCCGGACTATCTGTCGGCATTCCGCCGGCTGGGCAGGCCCAGCCTTTTCCACTGGCGGTACTCGGACGGGCTGCTGCGGGCCGTCTGCTGGGCCGGGATGGCCATTGCCGCGACGCTGGTCCTCGGCCTGCCGCAGCTCGGCCCGCCGTGGGTTCCGCTGCTGGCCTTCCTGGCCCTGTGGCTGTTGTACATGTCGATCGTCAATGTCGGCCAGACGTTCTACGGCTTCGGATGGGAGATGCTGCTGCTCGAGGCCGGGTTCACGGCGGCTTTCCTTGGCTCGGACCAGACTCCCCCGCCGCGGCCCATCCTGATCCTGCTGGTGTGGCTGGTGTTCCGGCTGGAGTTCGGCGCGGGCCTGATCAAGATCCGGGGCGGGACCGAGTGGCGGGACCTGACGGCCCTGTACTACCACCACGAGACCCAGCCGATGCCCGGTCCCCTGAGCCGGCAGGCGCATCTGCTGCCCAAGGCGTGGCACCGGCTGGAGGTCCTGGGCAACCATTTCGCCCAGCTGGTGGTTCCGTTCTTCCTTTTCTTCCCGCAGCCGGTCGCGAGCGTGGCGGCCGGGGTGGTCATCTTCACCCAGCTCTGGCTCGTGGTCAGCGGGAACTTTGCCTGGCTCAACTGGATGGCGATCCTGCTTGCCTTCGCCGCCGTCAGTGATCCGGTGGCGCACGCCGTGCTGCCCGCCATCCCGCTGGAGTGGCACGCCCCGTCTGCGGGAGCAGCAGCCACGGCCGGCAGCCAGGCACCGGTGCCGTGGCTCGTGGTGGTCCTCTTTGCCACCATGCTCCACGTGGTGCTGAGCTACCGGCCCATCGAGAACCTTCTTTCCCGCCACCAGCTGATGAATGCCAGTTTCAACCGCTGGCAGCTCGTCAACACCTATGGCGCGTTCGGCACCGTCACCAAGCGGCGGATCGAGATCGTGGTGGAGGGGACCCTCGCCGAAGAGCCCGACGACGGCGACTGGCAGGAGTATGAATTCAAGGGAAAGCCGGGCAACGTCCGCCGCCTCCCGCGGCAGTACGCGCCGTACCACCTCCGGCTTGACTGGCTGATGTGGTTCCTGCCGCTGCGCACGGTGCACGAGGAATGGTTCTACGCGTTCCTCGCGAAACTGCTTGAGGCGGACCGGCCGGTGCTCCGGCTGCTGCGCCACGACCCGTTCGACGGCGCACGCCCCCGCTGGGTGCGGGTCCGCAGCTACCTTTACCGCTTCGCCACCAGGGCCGAGTTCCGTGCGACCGGCGAGCGCTGGGTCCGGATCCCGCTGGCTGTGTCCATCCCGGCGGTAGCCCTCCCGGCGGACAGATAA
- a CDS encoding response regulator: MIRVLIIDDDFMVAKVHAGFIQRTPGFSVVGAAHSGAEALAKTRDLRPDLVLLDIHLPDAHGLDLMLQLREIAPELDVLVISAAREVETVRRALRGGIVHYLIKPFSQSDLQERLEHYRSAYQGLDSTKDVAEQSDVNRVFGVERQREAAQRPLPKGCSPETLKMVERVLRSAETDLSAAEVADLTGTSRVSARRYLEYLSDEARVDVRLKYGAGRPERRYVLKPLQS, from the coding sequence GTGATCCGCGTCCTGATAATCGATGACGACTTCATGGTCGCCAAGGTCCACGCCGGCTTCATCCAGCGGACTCCCGGATTCTCCGTGGTGGGCGCGGCCCACAGCGGGGCAGAGGCGCTCGCCAAGACGCGGGATCTTCGACCGGACCTGGTGCTGCTCGACATCCACCTGCCGGACGCCCACGGGCTCGACCTGATGCTCCAGCTGCGGGAAATCGCCCCCGAACTCGACGTGCTGGTGATCAGCGCGGCACGGGAGGTGGAGACCGTCCGGCGGGCCCTCCGCGGCGGGATCGTCCATTACCTCATCAAACCGTTCTCCCAGTCCGACCTGCAGGAACGCCTGGAGCATTACCGCAGTGCCTACCAGGGCCTGGACTCCACAAAGGACGTCGCGGAGCAGTCCGACGTGAACCGGGTCTTCGGCGTGGAGCGGCAGCGCGAGGCGGCCCAACGTCCGCTGCCGAAGGGGTGCAGCCCGGAGACGCTCAAGATGGTCGAACGTGTCCTTCGCTCGGCCGAGACGGACCTGTCGGCGGCAGAGGTCGCCGATCTCACCGGCACGTCCCGGGTGAGCGCACGCCGCTACCTCGAGTACCTTTCCGACGAGGCCAGGGTGGACGTGCGGCTCAAGTATGGCGCCGGACGTCCGGAACGCCGCTATGTCTTGAAACCGCTCCAGTCCTGA